TCACTCCGCTAGTGCATAAGGAGTTGTCAAAAAGAACTGGCAGCCCTGAATCTcgccttctccttccctcccatgCTAATTTTTTCTGGCTTTTGCAAGAGCAGGAGGCATTGGGACACGTGTATTCCTTTCTAGAATGTGGGATTGTGCAAAAAATATTTCTCTACCGTCATTGAGATAGTTATCTATGTTTCAATGGACGTCAGCATAATAAATGTTGAGATGTTGTCTTGAGCCTTTTCGTATCGAACTTAGATTTCAGCATTTATACTTATTTTGAAGTTCATCCTATTCACAGTTTTTCCAGAGTGGAAAGCATAGAAGCACAGGTTATATATAGCTCTTTAGAGACCCTGGCAAATGTCaaattttgaaaacttagttACACATTataagatacattttaaattgtaacAGAATCGTCATTTTCTTGGTTAAAATGAATGACAGAAATTAGATTTCACTGTAAAGTTTCTTATGTGCAGTACTAAAAATTTTAGCAGTTagtgaacatttctttttctttcagtgatAGCCCGGTAGTCTCTGTGACTTTTTCCCCAAATTAACTTTGCTCTTTCGTAGAGCAAGGACTAAAAATAGGTGGCTCAGGGACCACTTGCTGCAGCTAAGAACCTGTCCTTTTCACTGCTCCTGGCTTCTCTGCCCATGACCACACACCCACTTCTATACCCTTTGTTTATGAGTATATTTTTCCGGTAAGTTTCAGGTGACACATAATAAAAAGTGGTGGCATGGAAGCCACCTTCTGTTCAGTGGATTGTGGTATGAAGTATGAATTGTGTGTGTGGTTCTCCAGCTATCTcacaaattcattttaattttagtgtAGTTGAAATGCTAAAGATTTGCTGAAGTAGTGTTCCCTGCAGGACTGAGCACAGACATTGATGTCAGATCTGAGTTTGTTTTAGGGCTTTACTAATTTACTCATTGACTCTGACTGTATTATCACTTGTGAGGGGCTTACATTGTCTATAAAAAGGGACTCATCCAAGGATTTAAAATGTTACAGATGGATTAGAATTTATAGTATCTGATACAGAGTAGGCATTAAATAAAGGGTAacttactttaaatttaaattatttttatattttattgtttaaaattttaaattctcttgTAATTTGGGCTTACATTATACGTATTACAGGCTTTTTAAACGTGCATTTCTTTACAGTAACTAGAATTTTCTAAAGTTAATAGGTATTATGGATTAACAGAACAGTGTGCCAAATAAATTCAGAAATGCTTATTTAAACAAAGGAACATACTTCTAAAAATTAACCATAGGACTTCATAGAGTCTTTAAAAGGCTATTGTGGACTGAAAATCTCCAAAAGAAGTATATTATGAAAAGATTTTTCTCAACTTACGTAACAACAgaatctttttaattaatttttcctttttttttttagcagacatCCAATGAGATGATTAGTCTTAGCATATAATTTGGGGAAAACTTACCTAGAATTAATGTTCAAATGATTGTACCTACTACTTTCAGTTGGGATATGACATGATGAGATGTTTAATGCCATAtaccaaatatttttatcactttttctTGTTAAAAGAAATGTTAGGATTATCTAATGGTGTTTTAATTGTGTTTTGGTACATTTGTCTGATTTAATACCTTTAGCTTCTGACCTAAAGGCTGTATTGCTCAAAAATTATAGTATAGAGCTGATCTACTTTGGCTATtggaaaaaattttgaaataacaaaaacaaaaataatctgtGAATAAGGAAAATTGTAACTTTTTAAAGGAAGGTAATTGAggcattatatatttacataatcaaAGCATAACATATTTAAGTTACTGGCAAGGTGAAAGAGTGTATATTGTCAGATTTTTTCCCTCCCTAAATCAAACCATGTATATTTAGTATATGAATTTGGTCatttaatatgaattttttttattatgtcatAGATGCAATGGATCAACTAGAACAAAGAGTCAGTGAATTCTttatgaatgcaaagaaaaataaacctgaaTGGAGGGAAGAACAAATGGCATCCATCAAAAAAGTATGTGGAACACTTTGGATAATTTATCAAGAAATATTGGGACCCtctgaaaaagatatttcaaaattaaatagtGGTCTGGATATCAAAATGAGGGAATATTATCAATGACTCTttagaatataaataatttattgtgGTTTAGAGCTTCAGATAGGGATTTTTAGTCATTAAAGCATTTTggtaattaaaaatattgtttcaataaTTACTGAGTATTAGAAAGTGACAGACCatttaaaagttacatttttttctattagtttGTTTTATTCTAGTTGAGATAGAGTACTGTATTCCAGTTTTGGCCACAAACTAGGTAAATAAACATGAGCAGACcttgaagaatattttatatattgctagGTACTTAAATTAGTGGACCCACAGAAGAACAAAATCTTAAAAGTTAGAAGAAACTTAAGAAAGCCTTCTAGTTTAAACTCTAAATTTGCACATGAATTGGTCTGGAAACGTAGAATTCTTTGAGGTTTTGTTAGTTTTATAGTGGTTATAGCTCTCTTCCAGAATTGAATGAATATATACGCACATCTCAAAGTTTGCTTTGCAAGTATGATTGAGTTCATTTAGGGATGGATACATTGGAAGAACAACTTAAAAGACTTGAGTTTGGTCATGATTCTGCTATTTAGCTGTGTGGTATTAAATCTTAATATTTCTGAATAATAATGCCTTCCTAAACCCAATGTTCATAgaattgttcaagggtcaactaagaggccgggcatggtggctcacacccataatcctagcactttgagaggccgaggtgggtggatcatctgaggtcaggagttcgagaccagcctggccaacctggtgaaaccttgtctccactaaaaatacaaaaattaggcgggcgtggtggtgagcacctgtgatcccagctactcgagagattgagacaggagaatcacttgaacccaggaggcggaggttgcagtgagcctagatcatgccactgcactacagcctgggcaacagagtgacagagtgagactccgtctcaaaaaaaaaaagggtccaCTAAGGAAGAAATTTGGAAACTACAAATTGAGTAGTTATGTTACGACATGTTATTTATTCTACCACATGGATTGTttctgttaggaaaaaaaaaatcataatctaTAACAGAAGTGGTCCTAGCTTGGAAGATACCTGGAGGGACATGTGTTTGTGAGTAAAGACATGATACATCCACATCCCAGAGTCATTAATCATCTCTTTAACCTAATAAATTTTTGGTGGATTGCACCTTAAGTATACCCTGAAAAGTCTAGTACCCCGTGGAAATTCACAGTATCATCTTtccccctctttttaaaaaaaaaatttaataagttGAGGCAAAATCTGAAATACAGATTGAGTTGTATGAATATATACCTAATTTAAAGTGGGAGTTATAGAACAACTGGAAAATGGGGAAATGCAGATCAGAATCCTTTCAATAGCTGAACtttaacaaaaacttttttaatggaatgcaaatgtACTTTACAAGTTAGATCAATTTtagttaactttttattttaaatactgttCATTAACTCATATAGCTTTTTCTAGACTTAACAATGgcatttacttttaattatatcCTTTCTAGAAATTCTGAACATCTCCCTTTTACTCTTGGGCATTGTGCATAGTTTCTAATCCTTTACCATCCCCACCCTATTtctaacaggtttttgttttgttttgttttttgtttttttgagacagagtctcgctctgttgtccaggctggagtgcagtggcccaatctcggctcactgcaacctctggctcccggttcaagcaattcttgtgcctcagcctcccgagtagctgggattacaggcgcccactaccatgcctggctaatttttgtatttttagtagagatgaggtttctccatgttggccaggctggtctcaaactcctgacctcaagtcatccatcctccttggcctccaaaaggaattacaggcgtgagccactgcgcctggcctctaacAGGTTTTTTATTACTAAGGTAGGATGACTGTGATAACAAGATATGATAATGAAAATGCAGTTATATGGCCtgcatatgaatatttttaaatgattaatgtatttttgaaatgaaaatgttttcattcagGACTACTATAAAGCTTTGGAAGATGCAGATGAGAAGGTTCAGTTGGCAAACCAGATATATGACTTGGTAAGTAAAAGTAATGTGCATACTGTGCCATAAGTACTTGAATAATAGATTATATCTTAAATTTTATTGACTTAAATGTAGTAGGAAGAAGCAACTAAAACTGAAGTATTGCTCTCTTGATCACATCTAATTTGACATTTCAGTGTCCATTTTATGGTTTATTTGTGGAAAAGTCAGAGTCCACAGTGTTAGTTAATGTGGTGAGAACTGTACATTTTAGCAAGTCTATACTGCGGTAAGGTGGTTTCtgatagatattttttaaacaagaattcatgtttaactttattttactAATCCCTGTCTTCTTAAGGTAGTGTGTTTACTTGCCTTATACTTCATTTTGAGATTGTTTCTGTGGTAAAATACACCTGA
This DNA window, taken from Pongo pygmaeus isolate AG05252 chromosome 6, NHGRI_mPonPyg2-v2.0_pri, whole genome shotgun sequence, encodes the following:
- the ING3 gene encoding inhibitor of growth protein 3 isoform X2, translating into MLYLEDYLEMIEQLPMDLRDRFTEMREMDLQVQNAMDQLEQRVSEFFMNAKKNKPEWREEQMASIKKDYYKALEDADEKVQLANQIYDLQHF
- the ING3 gene encoding inhibitor of growth protein 3 isoform X3; translation: MLYLEDYLEMIEQLPMDLRDRFTEMREMDLQVQNAMDQLEQRVSEFFMNAKKNKPEWREEQMASIKKDYYKALEDADEKVQLANQIYDLHF